Proteins encoded within one genomic window of Rhododendron vialii isolate Sample 1 chromosome 1a, ASM3025357v1:
- the LOC131326931 gene encoding pyrophosphate-energized vacuolar membrane proton pump-like encodes MCKPALSSAVFSTISFLSGAVTSEVPSSNSRTTLEARKGVGKSLVKASLIYCGFPSCCKWSLVLLICSTVMIGSGGISIFFKPGGDLTSERKASLNLGSGGIHPKAADVGANITDNVK; translated from the exons ATGTGCAAGCCTGCTCTTTCCAGTGCTGTCTTCAGCACTATATCTTTCTTGAGTGGTGCCGTCACTTCAGAGGTTCCCAGCTCAAATTCCAGAACCACCTTAGAGGCAAGAAAGGGTGTTGGGAAGTCTCTTGTCAAGGCGTCTTTAATCTA TTGTGGGTTTCCTTCTTGCTGCAAATGGTCTTTGGTTTTGCTCATATGTAGTACGGTGATGATTGGAAGCG GAGGTATTTCCATCTTCTTTAAGCCCGGTGGTGATCTCACTTCTGAAAGGAAGGCCTCTTTGAATCT AGGAAGTGGAGGTATTCATCCAAAAGCTGCTGATGTTGGTGCCAATATTACAGACAATGTCAAGTAG